From the genome of Methanofollis sp., one region includes:
- a CDS encoding PGF-pre-PGF domain-containing protein, which yields MTLLIFFVAGMLIAPAAAATTEVTVTKLASDDTTVLDQKTVTWQWMKDNLPVLGDGETIYYTQGPVFEDAWKEVHPGEPYDGWNPTEDVNLVYKDHGEFMGTDVKDLCNLVGGAKPEDLVEIKAYDGLSKKWPAKYIYTPNPRQGPMVIAWYHGKDTGYVDEKFRKGMRLYFFGETTNEQGMHVWGNWDMHESWDEKYWYYYNNKYPSASGNSVQVVNKITILSDEPAPADWSISLNGSTDRTLTRGEFLALAAAHPASFHHDKYGLLEGTNLSAVIGLVDDNDPKTVNATLAAENYTITVYGKKKGVDYTSTFYSTEVTDGKKTYVLGNRFNGIEINQSTYIDRVFFPLYLQGTGVDTTQRAVEQISKIELARPDTPVLTTITVTPASETLETEQARQFTAAELDQKGQAMTDVTFEWSSSNPSVGSVNETGYFTAHAAGTTTVTAKSGSVEGTASVTVVPSFVGKTVLFNGGMKLSEGTFTLTPAGGTPREVGNFTPFGALDAVSKAQGFLYSVIEKSGKLSLDSIDAYGYGSGLRWSCYVNDIALDDWEKYEEQGLHIYPLKDGDVVTYYYGPNEKKKPVTPENATTVVNIVVGGAPPAPGDWTLSLKGKTTQTVTKAYFEETLACKTKDHTATWTDSKTGDVWAGMPLWMLVAMVDDEETGGHYTFNDALAAKGYSVKVTSKDGYSINIPSSEMARSSGFIVANTLNGETLPATIGEKKKPCWPLQIKGSEADAGQLVGAIASIELVGLPEPDQGWTLKVCGAINDTITQAEFEEAGCHGGVEYTDGKGRVWSGVPLWFLVGVSDNIETTNHWTYDDKLAATNYTVKIVSGDGTTISLGSKQINRSSDYILADRLNSTPIADTDSSYPLRLVGDSAGKGLKNVVEIDLVDLIPGPAPEGSWNLELKGKIDYIATEEFFEQAVACSHHTATWTNPETGERWSGLPLWDLCGWVDDRIPHGSNGFNDGAATAGYTVIVTAGDGYSKEFSSKDIARNNGYIIANTLNGTALPKDGSKAPWPLRLVGPAVSGSNSVGSIARIELTEFQKPTKIPDLHIIKYGADGTTIVAEKTLNYTWMQENLKVYGDGETVYRFQGPTFDPDDLWNPEENKNANPGKVYGAVKGTSLKDLCDLVGGMETGTEITLEAVDGYQTKMNYTNVYAPLDRQGTAVLAWYMKGDGYVPDYGDGYRLFFITPDKVFGNEDMRVSFASQYHHFYFDSGIKYPSAGGLSARNVATIKIVPLEKDWTLSLEGTISASMSKHYFEEGVACEATHRAEYKDDKGRVWQGMPLWRVIGWVDDDNEHTGRAFNDAMTAEGYTIHIVASDGTETTIDSRNLSRYDDTNYILANSLDGRHIQPEDSSWPLRLVGTAIGTSTKGVVRIAFIPPGMGDAVQQIGTIPAGTKKNFTVENCTFSNLTLKAKGDINGGQFAVSAVNTLPQDVPKPEYQVYQLIHVLYPQSQDSLGEAEVTFSVPLSWLSAQGIAAKDVRLMRYHDGVWQQLPTTYLESRGGSAYFAATTPGFSYFAVGGTPTPTPTVSPQYRSSSSGGTAAISAISGSIPAGESKSFSVTETAFSTITVSAYDRIEHFLFTVKKASLPKGAPAPEGAVYEIQEVTLYKTDPSAIEGVTIEFAVDAAWLKAQGVSAGDVTLLRYVNGEWIRLETTFVEEKDGKAYYSARSPGFSFFAITAEKGAAVTPDDAQAPVGEVTTPAVETTTTTAPTTPQKSPVFWALPFIALGALLLLRRR from the coding sequence ATGACGCTTCTGATCTTTTTTGTCGCCGGGATGCTCATCGCACCCGCGGCTGCGGCAACGACAGAAGTGACGGTTACCAAACTGGCGAGTGACGACACGACCGTCCTTGACCAGAAGACGGTCACCTGGCAGTGGATGAAGGATAACCTCCCGGTCCTCGGTGATGGCGAGACGATCTACTATACCCAGGGTCCTGTCTTCGAAGATGCATGGAAGGAGGTTCATCCCGGTGAACCCTATGATGGCTGGAACCCGACCGAGGACGTGAATCTGGTCTACAAGGACCACGGAGAGTTCATGGGCACCGACGTGAAGGACCTCTGCAACCTTGTCGGCGGTGCCAAACCGGAGGACCTCGTCGAGATCAAAGCCTATGACGGTTTATCCAAAAAGTGGCCGGCGAAGTACATTTACACCCCCAATCCCCGGCAGGGACCGATGGTGATCGCCTGGTACCATGGCAAGGACACTGGTTACGTGGATGAAAAATTCCGGAAAGGTATGCGCCTCTACTTCTTCGGCGAGACGACAAACGAGCAGGGTATGCATGTCTGGGGCAACTGGGACATGCACGAGTCCTGGGATGAAAAATACTGGTATTACTACAACAACAAGTACCCCTCAGCGAGCGGCAACTCTGTTCAGGTGGTTAACAAGATCACCATCCTCAGCGATGAACCTGCCCCCGCAGATTGGTCGATCTCCCTCAACGGCTCGACAGACCGCACCCTCACCAGGGGCGAGTTCCTCGCTCTCGCCGCAGCACACCCGGCCTCTTTCCATCACGACAAGTACGGCCTCCTTGAGGGCACCAATCTCTCCGCTGTCATCGGCCTGGTCGACGACAACGATCCCAAGACCGTGAATGCAACTCTCGCTGCGGAGAATTACACGATTACGGTCTACGGCAAGAAGAAAGGAGTCGATTACACCTCAACCTTCTACTCCACCGAAGTGACAGACGGCAAAAAGACCTATGTCCTCGGGAACAGGTTCAATGGCATTGAGATCAACCAGAGCACGTACATCGACCGCGTCTTCTTCCCCCTCTACCTGCAGGGGACTGGTGTGGACACCACGCAGCGGGCAGTCGAGCAGATCTCGAAGATCGAACTTGCCCGGCCTGATACCCCAGTCCTGACGACAATAACAGTAACTCCAGCCAGTGAAACCCTGGAGACCGAGCAGGCCAGGCAGTTCACCGCCGCCGAACTCGACCAGAAAGGCCAGGCGATGACCGATGTCACCTTTGAGTGGTCGAGCAGCAACCCATCTGTTGGAAGCGTGAACGAGACCGGATACTTCACTGCACACGCCGCGGGCACGACGACTGTCACCGCAAAGAGCGGCAGTGTAGAGGGTACGGCCAGCGTCACCGTTGTCCCTTCATTTGTCGGCAAGACAGTCCTCTTCAATGGCGGGATGAAACTGTCAGAAGGGACGTTTACTCTCACTCCCGCCGGTGGAACACCCCGCGAGGTAGGCAATTTCACGCCTTTCGGTGCTCTCGATGCAGTTTCGAAGGCTCAGGGTTTCCTCTATTCGGTCATTGAAAAGAGCGGGAAACTGAGTCTAGATAGTATTGATGCCTACGGATATGGCAGTGGATTGCGGTGGTCATGCTATGTGAATGACATAGCACTGGATGACTGGGAGAAGTACGAGGAGCAGGGTCTCCACATCTATCCTCTCAAAGACGGCGATGTGGTGACCTACTACTATGGTCCCAACGAAAAGAAGAAACCGGTCACTCCTGAGAATGCTACAACTGTCGTCAACATCGTTGTCGGCGGCGCCCCCCCCGCACCCGGCGACTGGACCCTCTCCCTGAAGGGGAAGACGACGCAGACGGTCACGAAGGCTTACTTCGAGGAGACCCTTGCCTGTAAAACAAAAGATCACACGGCTACCTGGACTGACTCAAAAACCGGTGACGTCTGGGCCGGCATGCCCCTCTGGATGCTCGTCGCCATGGTCGACGATGAGGAGACCGGCGGCCACTACACCTTCAACGACGCCCTTGCAGCCAAAGGCTACTCGGTGAAGGTCACCTCGAAGGACGGTTACTCGATCAACATCCCGAGTTCCGAGATGGCCCGCAGCAGCGGTTTCATCGTTGCAAACACCCTCAATGGTGAGACACTCCCCGCAACGATCGGTGAGAAGAAAAAGCCCTGCTGGCCTCTCCAGATCAAGGGCTCCGAAGCCGACGCCGGACAACTTGTCGGCGCCATCGCCTCCATCGAACTCGTCGGCCTCCCAGAACCTGATCAGGGCTGGACCCTGAAGGTCTGCGGTGCCATCAACGACACCATCACCCAGGCAGAATTTGAAGAAGCAGGCTGTCACGGTGGTGTCGAGTATACTGACGGCAAGGGCCGTGTCTGGAGCGGTGTGCCCCTCTGGTTCCTCGTCGGCGTCTCCGACAACATCGAGACCACCAATCACTGGACCTACGATGACAAACTTGCCGCAACTAACTACACAGTGAAGATCGTCTCCGGTGACGGGACAACAATCTCTCTCGGCAGCAAGCAGATCAACAGGAGCAGCGACTACATCCTTGCCGACAGACTGAACAGTACGCCGATTGCCGATACAGATTCATCATATCCGCTCAGGCTCGTTGGTGATTCTGCTGGTAAAGGCCTGAAGAATGTCGTGGAAATCGACCTTGTCGACCTCATCCCCGGCCCGGCGCCTGAGGGCTCCTGGAACCTCGAACTGAAGGGGAAGATCGATTACATCGCCACCGAGGAATTCTTCGAGCAGGCAGTCGCCTGTTCGCATCACACGGCTACCTGGACCAATCCGGAGACCGGTGAACGCTGGTCCGGCCTCCCGCTCTGGGACCTCTGCGGCTGGGTCGATGACCGCATCCCCCATGGATCGAACGGCTTCAACGACGGTGCGGCGACGGCCGGCTATACGGTGATCGTCACAGCCGGGGACGGCTACTCCAAGGAGTTCTCCAGCAAGGACATCGCCCGGAACAATGGGTATATCATTGCAAACACACTCAACGGCACCGCTCTCCCGAAGGACGGGAGCAAGGCACCCTGGCCCCTGCGGCTTGTCGGTCCTGCTGTCTCAGGCAGCAACAGCGTCGGCAGCATCGCCAGGATCGAACTGACCGAGTTCCAGAAACCGACCAAGATCCCTGACCTCCACATCATCAAGTACGGCGCGGACGGCACGACCATCGTCGCCGAGAAGACCCTTAACTACACCTGGATGCAGGAGAACCTCAAGGTCTACGGCGACGGCGAGACAGTCTACCGCTTCCAAGGCCCGACCTTCGACCCGGACGACCTCTGGAACCCAGAAGAGAACAAGAACGCCAATCCTGGCAAGGTCTACGGCGCCGTGAAGGGTACGTCCCTCAAGGACCTCTGTGACCTCGTCGGCGGCATGGAAACCGGCACCGAGATCACCCTTGAGGCGGTCGACGGTTACCAGACCAAGATGAACTACACCAACGTCTATGCCCCCCTTGACCGGCAGGGCACCGCTGTCCTTGCATGGTACATGAAGGGCGACGGCTATGTGCCGGACTATGGTGACGGCTACAGGCTGTTCTTCATCACCCCCGACAAGGTCTTCGGCAACGAAGACATGAGGGTCTCCTTTGCCTCGCAGTACCACCACTTCTACTTCGATAGTGGCATAAAATACCCCTCTGCAGGCGGCCTATCGGCACGGAACGTCGCCACCATCAAGATAGTCCCCCTTGAGAAGGACTGGACCCTCTCCCTTGAAGGCACCATCTCCGCCTCGATGAGCAAGCACTACTTCGAGGAAGGTGTCGCATGTGAAGCGACCCATCGGGCTGAGTATAAGGACGACAAAGGCCGTGTCTGGCAGGGCATGCCCCTCTGGCGTGTCATTGGCTGGGTGGACGACGACAACGAGCACACCGGCCGGGCCTTCAACGATGCAATGACGGCCGAGGGCTACACCATCCACATCGTAGCCTCGGACGGTACCGAGACGACCATCGACTCCAGGAACCTGAGCCGCTATGATGACACCAACTACATCCTCGCCAACTCTCTTGACGGCAGGCACATCCAACCCGAGGACAGCAGCTGGCCGCTCAGACTTGTCGGAACCGCCATAGGCACATCGACGAAGGGTGTTGTGCGGATAGCGTTCATCCCGCCGGGTATGGGCGATGCTGTCCAGCAGATCGGCACCATCCCGGCAGGCACGAAGAAGAACTTTACCGTCGAGAACTGCACCTTCTCGAACCTCACCCTGAAGGCGAAGGGTGACATCAACGGCGGTCAGTTTGCCGTCTCTGCAGTAAACACCCTCCCGCAAGACGTCCCGAAACCCGAGTATCAGGTCTACCAGCTCATCCATGTCCTGTACCCCCAGTCCCAGGACTCCCTCGGCGAGGCCGAGGTCACCTTCTCCGTCCCGCTCTCCTGGCTCTCTGCACAGGGTATCGCAGCAAAGGACGTGAGGCTCATGCGGTACCACGACGGCGTCTGGCAGCAGCTTCCGACGACCTACCTGGAGAGCCGCGGCGGTTCCGCCTACTTCGCAGCGACGACGCCGGGCTTCTCGTACTTCGCGGTCGGCGGCACTCCAACCCCAACCCCGACGGTTTCACCTCAATACCGCTCCTCATCCTCTGGCGGTACAGCGGCGATATCGGCCATTTCCGGCTCCATCCCGGCAGGTGAATCGAAGTCCTTCTCCGTGACCGAGACCGCGTTCTCAACGATCACGGTCAGCGCCTATGACCGGATCGAACACTTCCTCTTTACGGTGAAGAAGGCAAGCCTGCCGAAGGGCGCCCCGGCACCAGAGGGTGCGGTCTACGAGATCCAGGAGGTCACACTTTACAAGACCGACCCGTCGGCGATCGAAGGAGTTACCATCGAGTTTGCCGTTGACGCCGCGTGGCTGAAGGCCCAGGGCGTTTCGGCCGGCGACGTGACCCTCCTCCGGTACGTGAACGGAGAGTGGATCCGTCTGGAGACGACCTTCGTCGAGGAAAAGGACGGGAAGGCATACTATTCGGCCCGGTCCCCGGGCTTCTCCTTCTTTGCCATCACCGCGGAGAAAGGTGCGGCAGTGACCCCCGACGATGCGCAGGCACCGGTGGGAGAGGTCACGACTCCGGCGGTCGAGACAACAACAACGACTGCTCCAACGACCCCACAGAAGTCGCCGGTCTTCTGGGCCCTGCCCTTCATCGCCCTCGGCGCCCTTCTCCTCCTCCGGAGAAGGTGA
- a CDS encoding DUF3344 domain-containing protein, protein MLLAAVCIAPAVADDVGGITMPGTSNFDLILSDGMTKFFKFEGGGLNALHVTTDPESEPYGQVTTTEEQSGVFYLSETGGRGFFDDMILMVAVNGVIPDDFALHIRASGYRWTPTPVLNMPPTADQIEYVDGAYEGTITKDNFKYSPQTWKPAGNNLPGAYPIYYGQDVSDGSNPFHTVYIDLNVGNIGKNSQIDGLKDLGAVKIEYEFENLETFAAFNSYGWCNQSNQGRGISWTNRIVGEGSSGYAVIGTAPQGGDVAQGSGGDSSGTGTSSGLSGSEFATQESGEIKGHVALVTTNGAPVILYGGESATLSLIPPADTGTVKKATLYLFVDGSKQNDRGIEPALTVTINGRSVSPDRTATDREGGKDAPVTATYAFDMDRLPEGGVSVEVRNTGTPGAVCTLDGGALLVVREDQALPEVLWQVVEGCDAVAIDGDAGVYEEDAVTKMVFDERLDLDHVGAARLYVVGTAPQAWIDGVARVGLNDQEWPGAFGRNVSVLRADLDAARSLLPRENIVAVRAQKNAGDGGVLVNRLAVLVATRGTPVSADAGAESGSVPMMTKAFLIDNPVVSRVSVTLPEQRSPFLVTVEDAETAGGAPPEGEVYRYLKLRLEGANAEPASLALTFRVPSAWIADHGLKAEDVALMRRVSGEWQAFPTVVEEERDGAVEFTAQVDRISLFVIGGKAGNSAVVSETTAVPATTAPQQSPVGLVVPLLAGLIALFIRRG, encoded by the coding sequence ATGCTTCTGGCTGCCGTCTGCATCGCCCCCGCGGTTGCCGACGACGTCGGCGGGATCACGATGCCCGGCACCAGCAATTTTGACCTCATCCTCTCAGATGGGATGACCAAGTTCTTCAAGTTCGAAGGCGGCGGGCTCAACGCCCTCCATGTCACAACCGATCCCGAGTCCGAGCCCTATGGGCAGGTAACGACAACTGAAGAACAGTCAGGTGTCTTCTATCTCTCAGAAACAGGCGGTCGCGGTTTCTTTGACGACATGATCCTCATGGTCGCCGTCAATGGCGTCATTCCTGACGATTTCGCCCTCCATATCAGGGCGAGTGGATACAGGTGGACCCCGACGCCGGTGTTGAACATGCCACCCACAGCGGATCAGATCGAGTACGTCGATGGGGCCTATGAGGGAACGATCACGAAGGACAACTTCAAGTACAGCCCACAGACCTGGAAGCCTGCCGGGAACAATCTGCCCGGGGCATATCCCATCTACTATGGTCAGGACGTCTCCGATGGTTCGAACCCATTCCATACCGTCTATATCGACCTCAATGTCGGTAATATTGGCAAAAATTCCCAGATCGATGGCCTGAAGGATCTGGGTGCCGTGAAGATCGAGTACGAATTCGAGAACCTCGAAACCTTTGCGGCTTTCAATTCTTATGGCTGGTGCAACCAGTCCAACCAGGGCCGGGGTATATCCTGGACAAACCGGATCGTCGGTGAGGGTTCGAGCGGCTACGCGGTCATCGGGACGGCGCCGCAGGGGGGCGACGTGGCACAGGGCAGCGGTGGTGATTCGTCGGGTACAGGTACCTCTTCCGGTTTATCGGGTTCGGAGTTTGCCACGCAGGAAAGCGGAGAGATAAAGGGTCATGTGGCCCTTGTGACGACCAACGGTGCCCCCGTCATCCTCTACGGGGGAGAGAGCGCAACACTGTCCCTCATTCCTCCGGCAGATACCGGGACCGTGAAAAAGGCGACCCTCTACCTCTTCGTGGATGGGTCGAAACAGAATGACAGAGGGATCGAACCTGCCCTGACCGTCACAATCAATGGACGGTCGGTCTCTCCCGACCGCACAGCCACCGACCGCGAGGGCGGGAAGGATGCCCCGGTCACCGCTACCTATGCCTTCGACATGGACCGCCTGCCTGAAGGCGGCGTCTCCGTCGAAGTCAGGAACACCGGTACGCCGGGTGCTGTCTGCACTCTTGATGGTGGTGCCCTCCTTGTCGTGCGCGAGGACCAGGCCCTCCCCGAGGTCCTCTGGCAGGTCGTGGAAGGCTGCGACGCCGTCGCCATCGACGGCGATGCAGGGGTCTATGAAGAGGACGCCGTGACGAAGATGGTCTTCGACGAGCGTCTCGACCTCGACCACGTCGGTGCGGCGAGGCTGTACGTCGTCGGCACCGCCCCGCAGGCATGGATCGACGGAGTCGCCAGGGTCGGCCTCAACGATCAGGAGTGGCCCGGTGCATTCGGCCGGAACGTTTCTGTGCTGCGGGCCGACCTCGACGCCGCCCGCTCCCTCCTCCCCCGCGAGAACATCGTCGCTGTCCGTGCGCAGAAGAATGCCGGGGACGGCGGTGTCCTGGTGAACCGTCTTGCCGTCCTGGTTGCCACCCGCGGCACGCCTGTCAGCGCCGACGCCGGTGCGGAGTCGGGGTCGGTACCTATGATGACGAAGGCTTTCCTCATCGACAACCCGGTGGTCTCCCGTGTCTCGGTGACCCTCCCCGAACAGCGTTCTCCCTTCCTGGTGACGGTGGAGGACGCGGAGACGGCCGGCGGTGCGCCGCCTGAGGGAGAGGTCTACCGCTACCTGAAGCTCAGGCTCGAAGGCGCGAACGCCGAACCCGCATCTCTTGCCCTCACCTTCCGTGTCCCCTCCGCATGGATCGCCGACCATGGCCTGAAGGCGGAGGACGTCGCGCTGATGCGCCGGGTCAGCGGAGAATGGCAGGCCTTCCCGACTGTTGTCGAGGAGGAGAGGGACGGGGCTGTCGAGTTTACGGCACAGGTCGACAGGATCTCTCTCTTTGTGATCGGGGGGAAGGCCGGAAACAGTGCCGTTGTCTCCGAAACGACGGCTGTGCCTGCGACCACCGCACCGCAGCAGTCGCCGGTCGGTCTGGTCGTGCCCCTCCTTGCAGGCCTGATCGCCCTCTTCATCAGGAGAGGATAA